Proteins co-encoded in one Kutzneria chonburiensis genomic window:
- a CDS encoding TetR/AcrR family transcriptional regulator gives MSATTPVRGQRRAALVAVAAEMFARKPYDEIYISDIAKEAGVAHGLLFYHFKDKRGLYLEVLELMAAEIGALYERRPGEDTNPLWLRGVVRRQIEYRRDHVHTSMAIMRSGGQDPEVDEVIERTRRSGVCFLAKLLGLTGDPDPLLRIAMRGSMGAVDEMTMDWLSHGLDMPLDHLVELAYVTLLAILGSVCTADPRVTAAVAELKPVG, from the coding sequence ATGAGCGCGACGACACCGGTGCGGGGACAGCGCCGCGCCGCGCTGGTCGCGGTGGCCGCGGAGATGTTCGCCCGCAAGCCGTACGACGAGATCTACATCAGCGACATCGCCAAGGAGGCGGGCGTCGCGCACGGCCTGCTCTTCTATCACTTCAAGGACAAGCGCGGCCTGTACCTGGAAGTGCTCGAGCTGATGGCGGCCGAGATCGGCGCGCTGTACGAACGCCGTCCGGGCGAGGACACCAACCCGCTGTGGCTGCGCGGCGTGGTGCGGCGGCAGATCGAGTACCGCCGCGACCACGTCCACACGTCCATGGCGATCATGCGCTCCGGCGGGCAGGATCCCGAGGTCGACGAGGTCATCGAGCGCACACGCCGGTCCGGGGTGTGCTTCCTGGCCAAGCTGCTCGGCCTGACCGGTGATCCGGATCCGCTGCTGCGGATCGCCATGCGCGGCAGCATGGGCGCGGTCGACGAGATGACCATGGACTGGCTCTCGCACGGCCTCGACATGCCGCTGGACCACCTCGTCGAGCTGGCCTACGTCACCCTGCTGGCCATTCTCGGCTCCGTCTGCACCGCCGACCCCCGCGTCACCGCCGCCGTCGCCGAGCTCAAACCGGTCGGCTGA
- a CDS encoding GyrI-like domain-containing protein: protein MKHAVTVRNVEARPTAVVAATTTWREFPALWKPMLDEVWACLRAADIHRGCRNVMLYLDDTPRVEVGVELTQPCPLTGNVVSSSLPAGRVAMTVHYGSYAELGAAHDAVIAWCAKENLSRTGVRWEVYGPHDDDPAKVWTEICYQLS, encoded by the coding sequence ATGAAGCACGCCGTGACCGTGCGCAACGTCGAGGCCAGGCCGACGGCCGTGGTCGCCGCGACCACGACATGGCGGGAATTTCCGGCACTGTGGAAGCCCATGCTGGACGAGGTCTGGGCCTGTCTGCGGGCCGCCGACATCCACCGCGGCTGCCGCAACGTCATGCTCTACCTGGACGACACGCCTCGGGTCGAGGTCGGTGTCGAGCTGACGCAGCCGTGCCCACTCACCGGCAATGTGGTCTCGTCGAGCCTGCCGGCCGGCCGCGTGGCCATGACCGTCCACTATGGATCGTACGCCGAGCTCGGCGCCGCCCACGATGCCGTAATCGCCTGGTGTGCCAAGGAAAATCTGTCCCGGACGGGTGTTCGGTGGGAGGTCTACGGCCCGCACGACGACGATCCGGCCAAGGTCTGGACCGAGATCTGCTACCAGCTCTCCTGA
- a CDS encoding methyltransferase family protein: MVVVLWVVVALWALGEIGLQLTQLLRSKRTKTREWGSYGGIAVTAALAVVAASLLRRTLPALDFFPVREPGWLVAATILIALGGGFRLWSIATLGRYFRAVVHIQEDHHVVRTGPYRVLRHPSYTGLLVATLGLALLLGNYASTVAFELLVIVGMLYRIHVEERMLLDGLGEDYAAYMRETSRLIPGVW, encoded by the coding sequence ATGGTCGTCGTGTTGTGGGTCGTCGTGGCGCTGTGGGCGCTCGGCGAAATCGGGCTCCAGCTCACCCAGCTGCTGCGGAGCAAGCGCACCAAAACGCGCGAATGGGGCAGCTACGGCGGAATCGCGGTGACCGCCGCGCTCGCGGTGGTGGCGGCGTCGCTGCTGCGCCGGACACTGCCGGCGCTGGACTTCTTCCCCGTCCGCGAACCGGGCTGGCTGGTGGCCGCCACCATCCTGATCGCGCTCGGCGGCGGGTTCCGGCTGTGGTCGATCGCCACGCTCGGCCGGTATTTCCGGGCGGTGGTGCACATCCAGGAGGACCACCACGTGGTCCGCACCGGCCCGTACCGGGTGCTGCGGCATCCCTCGTACACCGGACTGCTGGTGGCAACGCTGGGGCTTGCGCTGCTGCTGGGCAACTACGCCTCGACGGTCGCCTTCGAGCTGCTGGTGATCGTCGGCATGCTGTACCGGATCCACGTCGAGGAGCGCATGCTGCTCGACGGGCTCGGCGAGGACTACGCCGCATACATGCGCGAGACCAGCCGACTCATCCCGGGTGTCTGGTGA
- a CDS encoding NAD(+)/NADH kinase encodes MHSAGLVLHPQRDSADAVAAVLGWAAKRDIEILGIEGEIVRLNCAAIPVTPEELGRRADLVVSLGGDGTMLRAMRIADGQRAPVLGVNLGKLGFLAEVDVPDLAEALTAIDDHEFSIEPRLAVDAVFDGKTVTAFNDVAVVRVPGDGSAVVAVRVAGQPFVSYAADAVVVATPTGSTAYSFSAGGPITSPSVEALLVTPAAPHSAWSRGVVLSVHDEVELDILPTSGRLAVEVDGAVAGYVGPGDRIDLHARPGAARVVRLGHTTFYQRARRKLRLTDSAEIPVTWPDGVGI; translated from the coding sequence ATGCATTCAGCCGGGCTTGTGCTGCACCCCCAACGGGACTCCGCCGACGCCGTGGCCGCGGTGCTCGGTTGGGCGGCCAAGCGGGACATCGAGATCCTCGGCATCGAGGGCGAGATCGTGCGTCTCAACTGCGCCGCGATCCCGGTCACGCCTGAGGAGCTGGGCCGCCGCGCCGACCTGGTGGTGAGCCTCGGCGGCGACGGCACCATGCTGCGGGCCATGCGCATCGCCGACGGCCAGCGGGCGCCGGTGCTGGGCGTGAATCTGGGCAAGCTCGGATTTCTGGCCGAGGTGGACGTGCCGGATCTGGCCGAGGCGTTGACCGCCATCGACGACCACGAGTTCAGCATCGAGCCCCGGCTGGCCGTGGATGCCGTCTTCGACGGCAAGACCGTGACGGCGTTCAACGACGTCGCCGTCGTGCGGGTGCCGGGCGACGGCAGCGCCGTGGTCGCGGTCCGCGTGGCCGGGCAGCCGTTCGTCAGCTATGCCGCCGACGCGGTCGTCGTTGCCACGCCGACGGGTTCCACCGCCTACAGCTTCTCCGCCGGCGGGCCGATCACCAGCCCGTCGGTGGAAGCCCTGCTGGTCACGCCGGCCGCCCCGCATTCCGCGTGGAGCCGGGGCGTTGTCCTTTCCGTACACGACGAAGTGGAGCTGGACATCCTGCCGACCAGCGGCCGGCTGGCCGTCGAGGTGGACGGCGCGGTCGCCGGCTACGTCGGGCCGGGGGACCGCATCGACCTGCACGCCCGTCCCGGCGCCGCTCGCGTGGTCCGGCTGGGGCACACCACGTTCTACCAGCGGGCCCGCCGCAAGCTGCGGCTGACCGACTCGGCCGAGATTCCCGTCACGTGGCCGGACGGGGTCGGGATCTGA
- a CDS encoding GNAT family N-acetyltransferase, which yields MTYRHRAATQDDLPAIVDIYNAAVRDRTSTADLDPVTVESRRAWFAEAKHPTWVGYHPDDPATVTGYLSFEPFLNGRRGYDVTLDVAIYLHPSHQGRGQGRDLLRAAIAHAPTLGARTLATTIFASNEPSLRLFRANGFEEWGRLPAVADLDGLVKDLVIVGRPLQIPTPSGHVTGISAESVSRSLRRARW from the coding sequence ATGACCTACCGACACCGTGCCGCGACACAAGACGACCTACCGGCCATTGTGGACATCTACAACGCGGCCGTGCGCGACCGGACCAGCACGGCCGACCTGGATCCGGTCACCGTGGAGTCGCGGCGGGCCTGGTTCGCCGAGGCGAAACACCCGACCTGGGTCGGCTACCACCCGGACGATCCGGCGACCGTCACCGGTTACCTGTCCTTCGAACCGTTCCTCAATGGACGGCGCGGCTACGACGTCACCCTGGACGTGGCGATCTACCTGCACCCGTCGCACCAAGGCCGGGGCCAGGGCCGGGATCTGCTGCGCGCGGCCATCGCCCACGCCCCGACGCTCGGCGCCCGCACCCTGGCGACGACGATCTTCGCCAGCAACGAGCCGAGCCTGCGGCTGTTCCGGGCCAACGGTTTCGAGGAGTGGGGCCGGCTGCCCGCGGTCGCCGACCTCGACGGCCTGGTGAAGGACCTGGTGATCGTCGGCCGGCCGCTTCAGATCCCGACCCCGTCCGGCCACGTGACGGGAATCTCGGCCGAGTCGGTCAGCCGCAGCTTGCGGCGGGCCCGCTGGTAG
- a CDS encoding FMN-dependent NADH-azoreductase: MPHLLHIDSSIKGTESVSRKLTARAVAAWRAAHPDGTVTYRDLGRNPVPHLDADGGLARQTPPDQHTPAQAASWQLSEELVNEVRAADAVVLGLPLYNYGAPSSVKAWVDHLVAPGLSFDPSTGTGLLEGRDLIVLGTRGGGYGPDTPRHGWDHVTPWLPHGLAATGLEPRFITAELTLASVVPALAELIPLAEQSLAEAEREIDSLWATASV, from the coding sequence ATGCCGCACCTGTTGCACATCGACTCGAGCATCAAGGGGACCGAGTCGGTCAGCCGGAAGCTGACGGCGCGGGCCGTCGCAGCGTGGCGGGCAGCCCATCCGGACGGCACCGTCACCTACCGCGACCTGGGCCGCAACCCCGTGCCGCACCTCGACGCCGACGGCGGCCTGGCCCGCCAGACGCCGCCCGACCAGCACACGCCGGCCCAGGCCGCTTCGTGGCAGCTGAGCGAGGAGCTGGTCAACGAGGTCCGTGCGGCCGACGCCGTCGTGCTCGGCCTGCCGCTCTACAACTACGGCGCGCCCAGCAGCGTCAAGGCATGGGTGGACCACCTGGTCGCGCCGGGCCTGTCCTTCGACCCGAGCACCGGCACCGGCCTGCTGGAGGGCCGCGACCTCATCGTGCTGGGCACCCGTGGCGGCGGCTACGGCCCGGACACGCCCCGTCACGGCTGGGACCACGTCACCCCGTGGCTGCCGCACGGCCTGGCCGCGACCGGCCTCGAGCCGCGCTTCATCACGGCCGAGCTGACCCTGGCCTCGGTGGTGCCGGCGTTGGCCGAGCTGATCCCGCTGGCCGAGCAGAGCCTGGCCGAGGCCGAGCGCGAGATCGACAGCCTGTGGGCGACCGCGTCGGTCTGA
- a CDS encoding helix-turn-helix domain-containing protein: MGHDLDARLADRLAELRQQRGWSLDELSGHSGLSRSTLSRLERAEISPTTTVLSQLCAAYGRTASQLLAEVEDEPPQVLTPDQQPVWRDDDAGFIRRSVSPPQPGLRGELVECTLQPGADIVYAVTPVPGLEQHIWVLDGALELTIDGRTHVLDAGDCLRFRLWGPSRFRCPTGDPVRYALVVVLP; this comes from the coding sequence GTGGGACACGATCTGGACGCACGGCTCGCTGACCGACTGGCCGAACTGCGGCAGCAGCGTGGCTGGTCGCTGGACGAGCTCAGCGGGCACAGCGGCCTCAGCCGATCGACGCTGTCCCGGCTGGAACGGGCCGAGATCAGTCCGACCACGACCGTGCTGAGCCAACTCTGCGCCGCCTACGGGCGAACGGCCTCGCAGCTGCTGGCCGAAGTGGAGGACGAGCCGCCACAGGTGCTGACACCGGACCAGCAACCCGTGTGGCGGGACGACGACGCGGGCTTCATCAGACGCTCGGTGTCGCCGCCACAACCGGGACTGCGCGGCGAACTCGTCGAGTGCACGCTGCAACCGGGCGCGGACATCGTCTACGCCGTCACCCCGGTTCCCGGTCTGGAGCAACACATCTGGGTCCTCGACGGCGCGCTGGAACTCACCATCGACGGCCGCACGCACGTCCTCGACGCCGGCGACTGCCTGCGGTTCCGGCTCTGGGGCCCGTCCCGCTTCCGTTGTCCCACCGGCGATCCCGTCCGATACGCACTAGTGGTGGTGCTGCCATGA
- a CDS encoding DUF6194 family protein produces the protein MEIDELSAHITDTYAGVRVLTHAGDSFFLYDPDGDLPPQRQQPFVTIVTGDHYEADSQLDRDGAYRVNIGLTKAGYAAVIGQSTVDDYTPRDTLLPHPTYAGQHWICVVNPGPRTDDTVRKLIADAYEFAVRKHTNRR, from the coding sequence GTGGAAATCGACGAACTCAGCGCCCACATCACTGACACGTACGCCGGCGTGCGCGTCCTGACGCACGCCGGCGACTCCTTCTTCCTCTACGACCCCGACGGCGACCTGCCGCCGCAGCGGCAGCAGCCGTTCGTCACGATCGTCACCGGCGACCACTACGAGGCCGACTCGCAGCTCGACCGGGACGGCGCGTACCGGGTCAACATCGGTCTGACCAAAGCGGGTTACGCCGCGGTGATCGGTCAGTCCACTGTGGACGACTACACGCCTCGGGACACGCTGCTGCCCCACCCGACCTACGCCGGCCAGCACTGGATTTGCGTCGTCAATCCCGGGCCGCGCACCGACGACACCGTGCGGAAGCTGATCGCCGACGCCTACGAGTTCGCCGTCCGCAAGCACACCAACCGGCGTTAG
- a CDS encoding alpha/beta fold hydrolase produces MFVHQWGQGPDVVLVHGAVLGGREAWRGQRPLTERWTLHAVDRPGHGRSPAVGRQDFEAEAALVADEVLDRPVHLVGYSYGGLVAMDAALLRPDAVLSLTVVEPPATWLALGNPVVDAWAAELRALCASTEPAEQMLRKFLPLAGAPVELTDPVHPTLLQGAERLRGARPPDEARPRLDALREADFPMLAVSGGHMEEYEAICDAIAKGTGAERVQCKGMAHLVPDVGEPFNTVLERFWRR; encoded by the coding sequence ATGTTCGTTCATCAGTGGGGCCAGGGGCCCGATGTCGTGCTTGTGCACGGGGCCGTGCTCGGTGGGCGTGAGGCCTGGCGGGGTCAGCGGCCGTTGACCGAGCGCTGGACGCTGCACGCCGTCGACCGTCCCGGGCACGGCCGTTCGCCGGCGGTTGGCCGGCAGGACTTCGAGGCCGAGGCGGCGTTGGTGGCGGACGAGGTGCTGGACCGGCCGGTGCATCTCGTCGGCTACTCGTACGGCGGGCTGGTGGCGATGGACGCCGCGTTGCTGCGCCCCGATGCCGTGCTGTCGTTGACGGTTGTCGAGCCGCCGGCCACCTGGCTGGCGTTGGGCAATCCCGTGGTGGATGCGTGGGCGGCGGAGCTCAGGGCGTTGTGCGCGTCGACGGAGCCGGCGGAGCAGATGCTGCGGAAGTTCCTGCCCCTGGCCGGAGCGCCGGTGGAGCTCACCGATCCGGTGCACCCGACGTTGCTCCAGGGGGCAGAGCGGCTGCGCGGTGCCAGGCCGCCGGACGAGGCCCGGCCGCGGCTGGATGCCTTGCGGGAGGCGGATTTCCCGATGCTGGCGGTGAGCGGCGGCCACATGGAGGAATACGAGGCGATCTGCGACGCGATCGCCAAGGGGACCGGGGCGGAACGGGTGCAGTGCAAGGGGATGGCGCACCTGGTGCCGGACGTGGGGGAGCCGTTCAACACCGTGTTGGAGCGTTTCTGGCGTCGATGA
- a CDS encoding methyltransferase domain-containing protein, whose translation MLVTSRSAAEYRAMFSLSPGQSFLDCCAGGASFCAETPNVVAVDPAYVLGYGELSRLVRTGLIDGDRIIAENVDHFEWSWYGDVDSRAAMRIDAADRFLADLRTRPSRYIAAALPDLPFADDSFDVALCSHLLFTWAERFDENWHRRALTELVRVARAEVRVFPLVLQGTGAPVPFLSRLRSALPPSELRDVPYRFQRGAHQMLVIDARNAPTRC comes from the coding sequence GTGCTGGTCACCTCGCGCTCGGCGGCCGAATACCGGGCCATGTTCTCGCTGTCACCCGGCCAGTCTTTCCTCGACTGCTGCGCCGGCGGCGCGAGCTTCTGCGCCGAGACGCCCAACGTTGTCGCCGTCGATCCCGCCTACGTGTTGGGCTACGGGGAACTGTCCCGTCTCGTGCGCACCGGGTTGATCGACGGTGACCGCATTATCGCGGAAAACGTGGACCATTTCGAATGGTCCTGGTACGGCGACGTCGATTCTCGCGCGGCCATGCGTATCGACGCCGCCGACCGGTTCCTGGCCGATCTCCGCACGCGTCCTTCTCGCTACATTGCCGCCGCCCTGCCCGATCTGCCGTTCGCCGATGATTCCTTCGACGTCGCCCTGTGTTCCCATCTGCTGTTCACGTGGGCCGAACGCTTCGACGAGAACTGGCACCGTCGGGCGCTCACCGAGCTGGTCCGGGTCGCCCGGGCCGAGGTCCGCGTCTTCCCGCTCGTCCTCCAGGGCACCGGCGCGCCGGTGCCCTTCCTCTCCCGCCTGCGTTCCGCGCTCCCGCCGTCCGAGCTCCGCGACGTCCCCTATCGGTTCCAACGCGGTGCCCACCAGATGCTGGTCATCGACGCCAGAAACGCTCCAACACGGTGTTGA